A stretch of DNA from Veillonellales bacterium:
ATTATATGGTTTACGTCCGGTTGTTTTTGTTGTTGCATATTTAAATCCTAATTCATTTAGATTCAAACTACCAACAAACGCATCAAATACGCGTACTGAATTATCCTCACTTATCATTTCATCTAGCCACATAGGGATAAGATTGAGTTGATTCCTGTTTGTATTGTTAGAAATATATCGTGACATAATTCACCTCAAACATGATATCTTACAATTTTATTATACCATTGTTGCCATTAGTATTGCTCTATTGTTTTCGCACAGTCTGACGTCCCGTGCGCTTCTTGGCGCACAGGACGGTTCCTTCTTGTCATTGAATACCCTTGAAATGATGAGGCGATGAATGGCCGTAAGATTCATTATTTCTCATTAGCGTCTCAAGCTGCTATTCGTAAACCGATTAAGATTTCCAATGCGGAATTTTACGTTGAAACCAATCGGGTGCGCTAACTCGATTCAAAACGGTAAGGTTTACCTGCGGGCGATTATAGCGAGCTACATAATTAATATTGGAGGCCAACATATGAAGAACATTGAAATGACCGTTAATGGTGATATTTTGACAATCAAGGTAGACCTTTCAAGGACTTTCGGCAAGTCCAGCAGTGGCAAGTCAACCATTATTGCTTCTACGGAAGGTAACCAGCCTTTACCCGGCAGGGATGAAGTCAAGATCGGGCTAAATGTTTACACTAAGTAAAATCCAATGGCGGGGTACTATGGTAATATGATAAATGAATTTATAATGAAGCTAAACATAAAAATTAAAAGGAGAAGGTTTTTACCTTCTCCCCCGTTAAAGCGACCATCCTTACAGTAATTCTTCTACTACCGATAACTTGGAAAGCCTCCAGAATGATAGTTTTATTTTTCTCAGGACAATCACGAACTAGACAAACTAAAAACTTGGGTAAACTAAAAACACGATCCTTTAAGACTGGTTACAACTTGAACATGATTTGAAGGAACTAAACTTCCAAACATCTCAAAACTGTTAAACCTTTTACCCTGTAAGGATGGTGCTTGAGTAAATTATAGCATTAGAATTGGTGAATTTCAATAGGAATTGTGCGAATTTTATGTAAAGCTTGATAAAATCTTATAAGCCTGTATATATCAAGACTTAACCGGCACTTTCAACGTTTGACCGGGATAAACTTTCGTGTTATTATCTAATTTGTTTATCTGCCTAATTTCATAAATTAATTTCCTAATATCGTTTAGTTTCGTGAATATTTATGTGGAACATCCATGGTTTAAATTTATCTTGTATTACGACAAAGTAGGGAGAGGGGATTCATCATGACAGAAGACATAGTAGGAGGAGCGGAACAAGCTAATTCAACGAAGGTGAGCTGGGAAGCCTTTGTAAAACAGGATGTACTTAACTTTATGATCGCTCACAACCTGCACGCTATTACCGTTGATGATGGTGCCGGTAAGAAGGGCGTCATTAAACGGACAAGTAAAGGCGATTTTTCCGTACAAATCACTTCTAACGAGATATTGTAAACAGTGAGACCCCATAGGCGGCGAGCTACCTATGGGGTACAGTGTATTATCCGCTATTAGATTTTCCAGGAGGGAGTGCCATATTGATGCCAATAAAAAAAGTGGCCATTTTTCTTATTATCCTTGGCATGGAAAAGGGCCAAAGTATAATATCATTAATGGATATCAGTGAAATCAATGCTGTTGTTTCTGAAATTCGGAGGCTGACAGCACTTTCTCCGGAAACACAAAAAAGTGTCTGGGATGAGTTTAAAGAGTTAGGATATGAAGATACAATGAGCCCTTCTGAGACGTTAACGATTATACGTTTTTTATTTAATGGCACTAAGATTAGTGATAAGGCCAGGAGGTGATGGGTTATAATTACTTTTCACCATGGCTGGCGCTATATATTCTTTGGAATTTTGCCGGATTTATTATGGTTATGTTGGACAAGCGACGGGCTAAGCTGCATGAGTGGCGTATAAGGGAACGTACTTTTTTTCTATGGGCCTTGGCATTTGGTGCTGCCGGTATTCTGCTTGGTACGTATGTATTCCGCCATAAAACACGTCATTGGTCCTTCGTTATTGGCATGCCGATAATCTGTATACTCAATTTTGTTTGCTGGTATTTGTTATGGTAGCTAGGACAGGTTTTTTTATGAGGCTAGTTCAGCAGCGTTTATAAACAAAAGGCGACTTGATGGCAGGAACCGTGGTTAATGAAAAGTTGTTGCCTGTGAGCAATATAAAATAATAGGAGGTTTCGGTGAATATGGTAACAATTCCAAATGGAAAAACGCTCAAGAAAGCTTTGGCCATGATGAGCACGTCTTTCCTTTTATGGTGCTTGGCAGCCGGAATGGTGTCGGCCGATGGCATGGCCAGCGCGGAAACCCCAATAGCAATGAATATTAAAGTAGATGCAAAGGATGCGGCTAATGAAGTATTAAGTTTTGATAT
This window harbors:
- a CDS encoding IS5/IS1182 family transposase, whose protein sequence is MSRYISNNTNRNQLNLIPMWLDEMISEDNSVRVFDAFVGSLNLNELGFKYATTKTTGRKPYN
- a CDS encoding DUF1294 domain-containing protein — translated: MGYNYFSPWLALYILWNFAGFIMVMLDKRRAKLHEWRIRERTFFLWALAFGAAGILLGTYVFRHKTRHWSFVIGMPIICILNFVCWYLLW